A stretch of DNA from Acidobacteriota bacterium:
TGACAAGATCGAGGTTGTCATACAGGTGAACGGAAAGCTTCGTTCAAAGATCACGGCAAGTCCGGGGCAGGGAATCGAGGAACTGGAAACGGCGGCACTGGCGGATGCGAAAGCTCAGGAATTCATTGCCGGGAAAGAGGTCGTAAAGGTAGTTGTTGTGCCCGATAAGCTTGTTAATATCGTGGTCAAGGGATAATAGGCGGGAGAGGCGAGCGTCTTGACGAAACTCAGCAGGACGTGACCCTTTTCCTTGCTTGTATCCGTTAAACAAATTAGAATCAAGACGTTTGCACCCGAAGGCTCTTCACCGAGCGAGGATCAAGTAACGTGTCGTCCGCAGGAATGTAGTATCGAAACTGCCGGCGGCCACCCGTAATGAAAGAGTGCCAACTCTGTAAAAATTGCTACGGCGACGACGTCGCGACATGCCCGAAAGATGGTATGCCGACGATGCATACCATTCAGGGCGAACCGGTCCTCGAGGGTAAGTATCATCTCGAATCGCGTCTTGGGCAGGGCGGAATGGGCGTCGTTTACAAAGCGCGCCATGCTTACCTGAAGACTCAGCTTGCGATCAAGATCATCCTTCCCGACCTCGTTGGCAACGACCCGCAGCTCGTCACCCGTTTTAGACAAGAAGCTCTCGCGGCAGCGGCCATCCGTCACCAGAATGTTGTTGCGGTTACGGACTATGGCGTAATTGGCGGTTCGATCCCGTTTCTTGTGATGGAATATGTGGAGGGCGAGGCTCTCCATGATCTATTGACCAGAGAAAAGGTATTGTCGCCCGAGCGGGCACTCGAGATAATGTCCGCCATTTGTGCGGGCGTCGGTGCAGCTCACCACCAGGGAATCGTTCACCGCGACCTCAAGCCGCTCAATATCATGATCTGCAGCGACAAGCCGAATCTTTCGGACGCTGTTAAGATCCTCGACTTCGGTTTGGCAAAGATCAAATCGGGCGAGCTGCTCGGTTCCTTCATTCAAGCACAAACCACAGGCCTGATGGGCTCACCATACTACATGGCTCCGGAGCAATGGGCCGACGACGAGCCGGACTCGCGGTCGGACATTTATAGCCTCGGGGTGATGCTATTTCAGATGCTGGCAGGTGATGTGCCGTTCAAGGGCTCATCGATCCCGGCGATAATGAAGAAGCACATCAGCGACGCCGCACCGACCTTTGCATCGGTCGGGGTTACGGTCTCTCCGGAGGTCGAACGCGTTGTGCTGCACACGCTTGCAAAGGACAAAGACAAGCGAACCGCCTCGGTCGAACAGATGATCGCGGAACTGCGCGAGGCTGTTTATCCGGCCGGAATAGGGATACATACAACAGGCTCCGCTTTTCCGGTCTCATCGATAAACGTTCGGACCGTTCCGCCGCAGTCGAGGGTTTGGGTAGATAATCGCCCGGTCGGTGAATCTCGCGAGGATGGCTGGATCACTCTCAACGGAGTTCAAGCCGGCAGCCACCGCGTCAAGGTCAGCAAGGACGGTTTTGAGGACTGGGTCGGCGACGTGCTGGTTGACGGGACGCCGAAGCAGATCACCGCAGAGCTTTGTCCCGGGACTGGGCCGAACATGCCGGCCCCGACGGTCGCCTACAGCGGAGTCGGCCAAGACACCCCGCAAAGAATGGCTTCGACGCAGATCTCGCGGACGGACATGGCGAAGACATCCGTCCAGGCTTGGGACACCGGGTCGCAGAATGTTCAGGTTGATTCTGGCAAGCAAAAGCGGGGCATTTTTTCGCCGTGGGTTCTGGGTGCGGCCGGCCTTGTGCTTATGATAGCCCTCGGCGGTGCCGGCCTTGGCGGTGCATATATGATGGGGCTTTTCTCATCCAAACCTGCCGACCCGGGAAATGGAGCGAATGGAACGAACCAAACGACGCCAACGCCAACCGTTTCACCAACGGGGCCGCCGGTCATTCGGACCGAGATGGTTGAGATACCCGCGGGGACGTTCAAGATGGGACGCAGCGATGGCCGCGAGAACGAAAGGCCCGAACACGATCAGCAGGTCGCCAAATTCTTCATGGATAAGACCGAGGTGACGAACGCGGAATATTTACTCTTTGTCGAAGAAACAAAACGCCAAGAGATTCCCGGACACTGGGTAAATGGGCGACCGCTTGCCGGACAGGAAAAACTGCCGGTACGACTGGTCTCATACGACGATGCAATCGCTTTCGCCGAATGGAGATCGAAACGAGATGGTACTAAATACCGACTGCCGACCGAGATCGAATGGGAATATGCCGCGAGAAACGGAGCGGCGAATGATCTTTACCCGTGGGGTGATAAATTCCAATCGAGATGTGCCGTTATCGATCAGCCAAGCAACGACCCCAAGGCTGTCGGAACCGCTTCTTGCCCTAACGAATGGGGTGTAATGGACCTGATCGGCAACGTCTTTGAATGGACCTCCTCGGAAGTTTCGGTTTATCCGGGCAGTACGCTT
This window harbors:
- a CDS encoding SUMF1/EgtB/PvdO family nonheme iron enzyme — its product is MKECQLCKNCYGDDVATCPKDGMPTMHTIQGEPVLEGKYHLESRLGQGGMGVVYKARHAYLKTQLAIKIILPDLVGNDPQLVTRFRQEALAAAAIRHQNVVAVTDYGVIGGSIPFLVMEYVEGEALHDLLTREKVLSPERALEIMSAICAGVGAAHHQGIVHRDLKPLNIMICSDKPNLSDAVKILDFGLAKIKSGELLGSFIQAQTTGLMGSPYYMAPEQWADDEPDSRSDIYSLGVMLFQMLAGDVPFKGSSIPAIMKKHISDAAPTFASVGVTVSPEVERVVLHTLAKDKDKRTASVEQMIAELREAVYPAGIGIHTTGSAFPVSSINVRTVPPQSRVWVDNRPVGESREDGWITLNGVQAGSHRVKVSKDGFEDWVGDVLVDGTPKQITAELCPGTGPNMPAPTVAYSGVGQDTPQRMASTQISRTDMAKTSVQAWDTGSQNVQVDSGKQKRGIFSPWVLGAAGLVLMIALGGAGLGGAYMMGLFSSKPADPGNGANGTNQTTPTPTVSPTGPPVIRTEMVEIPAGTFKMGRSDGRENERPEHDQQVAKFFMDKTEVTNAEYLLFVEETKRQEIPGHWVNGRPLAGQEKLPVRLVSYDDAIAFAEWRSKRDGTKYRLPTEIEWEYAARNGAANDLYPWGDKFQSRCAVIDQPSNDPKAVGTASCPNEWGVMDLIGNVFEWTSSEVSVYPGSTLAVAPVDEPHYMIRGGGAFYKSTGADRITSTFRQEVAKSTKSPGLGFRLVRE